One window from the genome of Plasmodium reichenowi strain SY57 chromosome 8, whole genome shotgun sequence encodes:
- a CDS encoding ubiquitin: protein MIKKVHICLFIIFFYVLFFIHICNGIRLHNYKNQRINYRHMLSTIRNNVSINQNKQISKNNTKENKCNIMINYHDKSNIFCKSFFLSMEEKDCIKNIKKKIEEIYGIPLTLQEILYDNKKLENNITIQNIIKDKQIKILNLQLITILPHLFLQKDDDNNTNKRNDVSSSSSLYNNEYIKSNKRITYLKNKLTYYAYLTLLNEYKKLSHILENKKYILKNDDILESFKSFDQEFEKTLKNNNINLHKIKKEINKLKHIDKKKLLLRLEVDYPLMSNNLTKRIKQLFQYYYMGDITTIIKFSIFFYILYKYADYPNHIKKFFLYLSILFLISPFKPFYKFSHFLFFLVPNNILFSGFTNILSASYQQILMCQ, encoded by the exons ATGATAAAGAAAGTacatatttgtttatttataatttttttttatgttttattttttatacatatttgtAATGGCATAAGATTACACAATTATAAAAACCAACGAATAAATTATAGACATATGTTGAGTACAATACGAAATAATGTATCtataaatcaaaataaacaaatatcTAAGAATAATACTAAAGAgaataaatgtaatataatgataaattatcatgataagtcaaatatattttgtaaaagtttttttttatctatGGAAGAAAAGGATTGtattaaaaacataaaGAAGAAGATAGAAGAAATCTATGGTATACCTTTAACATTAcaagaaatattatatgataacaaaaaattagaaaataacataacaatacaaaatataattaaagataaacaaataaaaattcttAATTTACAATTAATAACTATATTACCACATTTGTTTCTTCAAAAAGATGATGATAACAATACAAACAAAAGGAATGATGTATCCTCATCATcatctttatataataatgaatatatcAAAAGTAATAAGCgtataacatatttaaaaaacaaGTTAACTTATTACGCTTATTTAacattattaaatgaatacAAAAAACTGTCTCATATATTAgagaacaaaaaatatattttaaaaaatgatgatattcTTGAATCATTTAAATCTTTTGATCAAGAATTTGAaaaaacattaaaaaataataatattaatttacataaaattaaaaaagaaattaataaattaaagcatatagataaaaaaaaattattattacgATTAGAAGTAGATTATCCTTTAATGAGTAATAATTTAACAAAACGTATCAAACAATTATTccaatattattacatgGGTGATATTACAACAATCATAAAATTCTccatctttttttatattctatataaatatgcAGACTATCcaaatcatataaaaaaattctttttatatttatctattttatttctaatATCTCCATTTAAacctttttataaattttcacactttctcttttttcttgttcCAAATAATATCCTTTTTTCAG GCTTTACAAATATTTTGTCTGCATCTTATCAACAAATTTTGATGTGTCAATAA
- a CDS encoding vacuolar protein sorting-associated protein 9, putative codes for MNEEVSYNDNFIFSNDWNELNSKSLEKIMLNRNDEFMKNMNNMDFFFDNFENSNDNNKKYDEYNTMNDKKEITINKNEDIDFNELNDSLWTDSNINNNINSNNINNNINSNNINNNINSNNINNNSSSINPNICNNINRSKEKFDHIKYFIDDPVDIIKKGENQYCDTQNVSKKKKKDKMNSSFDLWETNSKQNDKKYVDDKDNDNIIIVDEQNNYNEEKKTNIYNYNKRDPNIISREDKENHLINNNNNNNNNNNNNNSKQFMNNKHDNNNNNYIDTHINKSYHAGSTINKKKIPPMKNINNIINNNNDNNNNNNNNNNNNNNNNNNKQRSSSDFIQNEYFKVHNKTYNMEKQHGNHHIHREDHVISEKMYDGNQIDEHYKNKYIKNNMKEKKNNTELDKRESNSIEYFDKINIRDKKKINNNINNDNINNDMKETMQNYLDSSNYMINHISSENIIKNKNHVTYSNKQHINDNNNNNNNIVSVKQSNISNKELKKNQKKKMKSTARHILSPSSVLSPTNVLSSNSIFSSNTILSSNNIMSNNIILNNKDNNNITKEGARHSSNNLLCSKEKITQSKKTKSVSSKKSVHSGNSSEGSSMSTLNHSIKHDNKIMNKKIKSKGEAEYVPYEHESEEICVKKGNKKNVVKKKKTSCSDSPNHSFNNISDHVCDKKNDVLRGKNKAHSNNLEERTKNIPIEKISREEKHLYKEKRKKNEKNYIPSSSELCTSSDDEEILESITENDEKKFFNEIKEYLNKKYIKDDDMDEELILENQTYHDNYMNTNDNIINKKIRSDKKDLLNMSKDDDSILSNEKFEEKKRNLLKQDSEINLEQDKMDILIDDNNNNNNNNNNNNNNKSCDDKKTIERNKQNDSDNINKIQCHGEDKKKITVMLLENNEHSNNSDNFEEIPDEFNNTKECLESSCKDDKSKNNVPVDGSYEQQSCAKKKSLENIMKQLPIDNNKGKGSNNGMSTLEREKKHVSLDENNVLKNGEDANEKKLNDYLNKLLKDNKINEIKMDNKEKEEEEKKKNTITANESFIEKLYNKGKNISRMYDEKFNSSNDKSGKDLNEKNNNNVENDKMGGHIKNVENEQSHTFKKNEKNNMQPVGENTKNNFVHMKENIIYLTDEEATRNMSIIQQKSRKFKEIFISFIKRDDSKKTEDMEKNGETRKTSKRENNNNHNNNNNNNHNNNHNNNNHNNHHNNHRHHNNSDKDFDLYKKQENEKHYADLYSLKRKCYDDDDEKYRRTFFVKDKSSDEISGGNKGKKNKEKISNNNEKNNVNEKKNNKNAQNDLNDNNILNNNYILKKDLSFNNEIEGKMDSHEMSKDNCINDNISESNSGNKKKPNTLYNNFLESLKHESCKEVVEKVKNFILNFPNNLSREKAANNIHHFINETQPILLKSEIYKSLNKYQINMILEGYEKFIMQKLYFYLYRMDPNDKDDDEKIYTKINCLQWIELKHLEIMEGINFERLKIAQQELLRIQKMKAPNDKLIMILNCCRIVTSVLYAAKRNLKRKKKKREKVNRNGLVDDDDNNNNDDDNNNNDDDNNNNNNNKGFVIKDEDILEDENNIKRKNGDNQNLQSDNQNYEICNKMEGCVKNPNEYVQQDTFKQSEEEVDYLKRGLNNREDTLHNNYKSNSSQTITENDDKKDNYIHEQNSYDNEENLFDGDDHGDDDDDELLPCADEVLPLLIYVIIKTNPPEIISNIIYIQNFRHPSRFISEEAYSFTQFCSGIEFIKELGKTTYLNISDHEYKEKVANAEKSYLNEVKESNKKLQEAAGKLNDLIKLSNEKKFCNNIINKIQTYKFKYEHEKSINSLTISNINSLFEEYKILVKLKNEILNDMQEHLNDNLMQQ; via the coding sequence aTGAATGAAGAAGTAAgttataatgataattttatatttagCAATGATTGGAATGAGTTAAATTCAAAATCTcttgaaaaaattatgttaAATCGAAATGATGAgtttatgaaaaatatgaataatatggattttttttttgacaattttgaaaatagtaatgataataataaaaaatatgatgaatataatacgatgaatgataaaaaagaaataacaataaataaaaatgagGACATTGATTTTAACGAATTAAATGATTCTTTATGGACAGatagtaatataaataataatattaatagtaataatataaataataatattaatagtaataatataaataataatattaatagtaataatataaataataacagTAGTAGTATTAATCCAAATATATgtaacaatataaatagatcaaaagaaaaatttgATCATATTAAATACTTTATTGATGATCCTgttgatataataaaaaagggTGAGAATCAATATTGTGACACTCAAAATGtttctaaaaaaaaaaaaaaggataaaatGAATTCATCATTTGACCTATGGGAAACTAATAGtaaacaaaatgataaaaaatatgtagaTGATAAggataatgataatattattattgtagATGAACAGAACaattataatgaagaaaaaaaaaccaacatttataattataataaaagggACCCTAATATTATAAGTAGGGAAGATAAGGAAAATCATCtcataaataataacaataataataataataataataataataataatagtaaacaatttatgaataataaacatgataataataataataattatatagatACTCATATTAATAAGTCTTACCATGCAGGATCAactataaataaaaaaaaaatacctccaatgaaaaatattaataatattattaataataataatgataataataataataataataataataataataataataataataataataataataaacaacGTAGTAGTAGTGATTTTAtacaaaatgaatattttaaagtTCATAATAAAACGTACAATATGGAGAAACAGCATGGAAACCATCATATTCATAGAGAAGATCATGTTATATCTGAAAAAATGTACGACGGAAATCAAATAGATGAACACTAcaagaataaatatattaaaaataatatgaaggaaaagaaaaataatacgGAACTTGATAAAAGAGAAAGTAATAGTATAGaatattttgataaaattaatataagagataaaaaaaaaattaacaacaacattaataatgacaatattaataatgatatgaaGGAAACTATGCAGAATTATCTAGATTCATctaattatatgataaatcACATATCTAgtgaaaatattataaaaaataagaacCATGTCACATATTCTAATAAACaacatataaatgataataataataataataataatattgtaaGTGTTAAACAAAGCAATATATCTAATAAAgaattgaaaaaaaatcaaaagaaaaaaatgaaaagtACGGCACGTCATATTTTGTCACCAAGCAGTGTATTATCTCCAACTAATGTTTTATCATCTAATAGTATTTTTAGTTCAAACACAATACTGTcatcaaataatattatgtcgaataatatcatattaaataataaggataataataatattactaAAGAGGGGGCACGCCACAGTTCCAATAATCTTTTATGTagtaaagaaaaaattacaCAATCAAAAAAAACCAAAAGTGTTTCGTCCAAAAAGAGTGTACATAGTGGTAATAGTTCTGAAGGAAGTTCAATGAGTACATTAAATCATTCAATAAAacatgataataaaattatgaacaaaaaaataaaatcaaaAGGAGAAGCAGAATATGTTCCATATGAACACGAATCTGAAGAGATTTGTGTAAAAAAAggaaacaaaaaaaatgttgtcaaaaaaaaaaaaacctCATGTAGTGATAGTCCAAACCATTCCTTTAACAATATATCAGATCATGTGTGTGATAAGAAAAACGACGTATTAAGGGGAAAGAATAAAGCTCATAGTAATAATTTAGAGgaaagaacaaaaaatatacctattgaaaaaatatcaagagaagaaaaacatttatataaagaaaaaagaaaaaaaaacgaaaaaaaCTACATACCTTCATCATCGGAATTATGTACATCTTCtgatgatgaagaaattCTTGAATCAATTACggaaaatgatgaaaagaaattttttaatgaaataaaagaatatctaaataaaaaatatataaaagacGATGATATGGATGAAGAACTTATTTTGGAAAATCAGACATATcatgataattatatgaatacaaatgataacataataaataaaaaaataagaagTGATAAAAAGGATTTGTTAAATATGTCTAAAGATGATGACTCTATTCTGTCAAATGAAAAGTTcgaagaaaaaaaaagaaatttattaaaacaaGATAGTGAAATCAACTTAGAACAAGATAAAATGGATATACTAattgatgataataataataataataataataataataataataataataataaaagttgtgatgataaaaaaacaattgaacgtaataaacaaaatgataGTGACAACATTAATAAAATCCAGTGTCATGGTGAagataagaaaaaaatcaCAGTTATGttattagaaaataatgagCATTCAAACAACTCAGATAATTTTGAGGAGATTCCTGatgaatttaataatacaaaagaATGTTTGGAATCGTCATGTAAAGATGataaatcaaaaaataaCGTTCCAGTGGATGGTTCATATGAACAGCAAAGTTgtgcaaaaaaaaaaagcttagaaaatattatgaaacAATTACctatagataataataaaggaAAAGGTTCAAATAATGGAATGAGCACATTGGAGAGGGAAAAGAAACATGTCTCATtagatgaaaataatgttttaaaaaatggaGAAGATgcaaatgaaaaaaaattaaatgactacttaaataaattgttgaaagataataaaataaatgagATCAAAATggataataaagaaaaagaggaagaagaaaagaaaaaaaatactaTTACGGCTAATGAGAGTTttatagaaaaattatataataaaggTAAAAATATTTCGCGTATGTATGATGAGAAATTTAATTCATCAAATGATAAATCGGGAAAGGACCTAAacgaaaaaaataacaacaatGTTGAAAATGACAAAATGGGGGgacatattaaaaatgtgGAAAATGAACAAAGTCATACTTTCAaaaagaatgaaaaaaataacatgCAACCTGTAGGTGAGAATAcgaaaaataattttgtacatatgaaagaaaatattatatatcttacTGACGAAGAAGCAACAAGAAATATGTCCATTATCCAACAGAAAAGTCGTAAGTTTAAggaaatttttatatcctttattaaaagagatgattcaaaaaaaacagaagatatggaaaaaaatGGAGAAACTAGAAAAACCTCCAAAAGGgagaataataataatcataataataataataataataatcataataataatcataataataataatcataataatcatcataataatcatcgtcaccataataatagtgataaagattttgatttatataagaaacaagaaaatgaaaaacaTTATGCCGATTTGTATAgtttaaaaagaaaatgttatgatgatgatgatgagAAATATCGAAGAACATTTTTTGTTAAGGATAAATCAAGTGATGAAATTTCTGGAGGAAACAAAggaaaaaagaacaaagaaaagatatcgaataataatgaaaaaaataatgttaatgaaaagaagaataataaaaatgcTCAAAATGATTtgaatgataataatatccttaataataattatattttaaaaaaggatTTATCGtttaataatgaaatagAAGGGAAAATGGATTCACATGAAATGTCAAAGGATAATTgtataaatgataatatatcaGAATCAAATTcaggaaataaaaaaaaaccaaatacattatataataacttTTTAGAGAGTTTAAAACATGAATCATGTAAAGAAGTTGTtgaaaaagtaaaaaattttattttaaacTTCCCTAATAATTTAAGTAGAGAAAAAGCTgcaaataatattcatcattttattaatgaGACACAGccaatattattaaagtcagaaatatataaatctttaaataaataccaaataaatatgatattaGAAGGATATGAGAAGTTTATTATGCAAaagttatatttttatttatatcgTATGGATCCTAATGATAAggatgatgatgaaaagATTTATACAAAGATTAATTGTTTACAGTGGATAGAATTGAAACATTTAGAAATAATGGAAGGAATTAATTTCGAACGTTTAAAAATAGCTCAACAAGAACTTTTGAGAATACAAAAAATGAAAGCACCTAATGATAAATTGATTATGATTTTAAATTGTTGTCGTATTGTTACCTCAGTGCTTTATGCTGCTAAAAGGAATTTaaaaaggaagaaaaagaaaagagAAAAAGTAAATAGAAATGGTTTGGtagatgatgatgataataataataatgatgatgataataataataatgatgatgataataataataataataataataagggGTTTGTTATAAAGGACGAAGATATTCTTGAAGAcgaaaataatattaagaGGAAAAATGGAGATAATCAAAATCTTCAAAGTGATAATCAGAATTATGAAATCTGTAATAAGATGGAGGGATGTGTAAAAAATCCAAATGAGTATGTACAACAAGATACTTTTAAACAATCTGAGGAAGAAGTTGATTATTTGAAAAGAGGATTGAATAATAGAGAAGATACATTACATAACAATTATAAAAGTAATTCATCACAAACTATAACagaaaatgatgataaaaaggataattatatacatgAACAAAATAGTTATGATAATGAAGAGAACCTTTTTGATGGTGATGACCATGGCGATGATGACGACGATGAATTGTTACCTTGTGCTGATGAAGTTCTTCCACTTCttatttatgtaattaTCAAAACTAATCCACCCGAAATAATTTcaaacattatatatattcaaaacTTCCGTCATCCTAGTCGTTTTATTTCAGAAGAAGCATATTCTTTTACACAATTTTGTAGTGGTATAGAATTTATTAAAGAGCTTGGTAAAACAACctatttaaatatatctgatcatgaatataaagaaaaagtaGCAAATGCTGAAAAGtcatatttaaatgaagTTAAAgaaagtaataaaaaattacaagAAGCTGCTGgaaaattaaatgatttgataaaattatctaatgaaaaaaaattttgtaataatataattaataaaatacaaacatataaattcaAGTATGAACATGAAAAAAGTATTAATTCTTTAACAATCTCAAATATTAATTCACTTTttgaagaatataaaatcCTTGTTAAATTGAAAAACGAAATTTTAAATGATATGCAAGAACACCTTAACGATAATCTAATGCAACAATGA
- a CDS encoding lipoamide dehydrogenase gives MVIRQNIKHIFKLNVVTLIWLSYLFLLKPYGTLKNMMVCNAVLLPFKEKNKGINNFLYINPKNIILNKIKKDVIKLEKDNIILSQHNRKRDIYIKKQKRKEKNANNFTFMLKGSTQNIMNINEKEYDLAIIGCGVGGHAAAINAMERNLKVIIFAGDENCIGGTCVNVGCIPSKALLYATNKYRELKNLDKLYYYGIHSNIFQNNKNTEIENNQLVSNSFQINITKLKEYTQSVIDKLRNGISHGFKTLKFNKNSEHVQVIYEHGQLLDKNTIKSKKSGNTYKVKNIIIATGSVPNIPNNVEIDDKSVFTSDMAVKLVGLKNYMSIIGMGIIGLEFADIYTALGSEITFLEYSSELLPIIDNDVAKYFERVFLKNKPVNYHLNTEVKYIKASKNNNPVIIGYSHRIGNDDNEKKNMTDVKELYVDSCLVATGRKPNTQNLGLEKIKIQMNRGYVSVNDNLQVKMENNEIYDNIFCIGDANGKQMLAHTASYQALKVIDFIEKKERNNVNINVENNLSKPILYKNIPSVCYTNPELAFIGLTEKEAKVLYPDNVGVEISYYKSNSKILCENNISLNNNIKNNSYNKGQYNINDNTNGMVKIIYKEDTKEILGMFIVGNYASVLIHEAVLAINLKLSAFDLAYMVHSHPTVSEVLDTAFKSISKIRTH, from the coding sequence ATGGTCATAAGGCAAAATATTAAACATATCTTTAAGCTTAACGTAGTTACTCTAATTTGGTTATcttatctttttcttcttaaACCATATGGAActttgaaaaatatgatgGTGTGTAATGCCGTCCTTCTTCCAtttaaggaaaaaaataaaggcataaataattttttgtatattaacccaaagaatattattttgaataaaataaaaaaagatgtCATAAAACtagaaaaagataatatcATTCTCTCCCAACACAATAGAAAAAGAGATATCtatattaaaaaacaaaaacgaaaagaaaaaaacgcgaataattttacatttatGTTAAAAGGAAGTacacaaaatattatgaacatcaatgaaaaagaatatgATCTTGCTATAATCGGTTGTGGTGTTGGAGGACATGCGGCTGCAATTAATGCTATGGAAAGAAATTTAAAAGTCATTATATTTGCAGGGGATGAAAATTGTATTGGAGGAACATGTGTTAATGTTGGCTGTATACCAAGCAAAGCGCTATTATACGctacaaataaatatagagaattaaaaaatttagataaattatattattatggtATCCATAGcaatatttttcaaaataataaaaatacagAAATTGAAAATAATCAACTCGTTTCAAACAGCTTCCAAATTAATATTACGAAATTGAAAGAATACACACAAAGTGTTATTGACAAATTAAGAAATGGAATTTCACATGGATTTAAAacattaaaatttaataaaaattctGAACATGTTCAGGTAATTTATGAACATGGTCAGCTATTAGATAAAAATACtataaaaagtaaaaaaagtggtaatacatataaagtaaaaaatatcattataGCAACAGGATCTGTACCTAATATTCCAAACAACGTTGAGATAGATGACAAGAGTGTTTTTACAAGTGATATGGCAGTAAAATTAGTTggtttaaaaaattatatgagTATAATTGGTATGGGAATAATTGGTTTAGAATTTGCCGATATATATACAGCCTTAGGTTCAGAAATAACATTTTTGGAATATTCTTCTGAATTATTACCAATAATTGATAATGATGTTgcaaaatattttgaaagggtatttttaaaaaataaaccTGTAAATTACCATTTAAATACAGAGgtcaaatatataaaggcttctaaaaataataatccGGTTATTATTGGATATTCACATAGAATTGGcaatgatgataatgaaaaaaaaaatatgacaGACgttaaagaattatatgTTGATAGTTGTTTAGTTGCTACTGGACGAAAGCCAAATACACAAAACTTAGGTttggaaaaaataaaaatacaaatgaaTAGAGGATATGTTTCAGTAAATGACAATTTACAAGtaaaaatggaaaataatgaaatttatgataatatattttgtatagGAGATGCAAATGGAAAACAAATGTTAGCACATACAGCATCATATCAAGCATTAAAAGTCATTGATTTTATtgaaaagaaagaaagaaataatgtaaacataaatgttgaaaataatttgaGTAAACccatattatataaaaatatacctTCTGTTTGTTATACAAATCCTGAATTAGCTTTTATCGGATTAACAGAAAAAGAAGCAAAAGTATTATATCCAGATAACGTCGGTGTGGaaatttcatattataaatcaaattcaaaaatattgtgtgaaaataatatttccttaaataataatataaaaaataattcatataataaaggacaatataacataaatgataatacaaatggtatggtaaaaataatatataaagaagaCACAAAGGAAATATTAGGAATGTTCATAGTTGGAAATTATGCTTCCGTTTTAATTCATGAAGCAGTATTGGCAATTAATCTGAAATTATCAGCATTTGATTTGGCATATATGGTCCATTCTCATCCAACAGTAAGTGAAGTTCTGGATACTGCTTTTAAATCTATATCAAAAATAAGAACTCACTAA
- a CDS encoding nucleolar preribosomal assembly protein, putative, whose product MNEELEVDENAYDMLFSPLTPWPCLSFDYILEQPKPDALSEEEKKRRKENIDSGILNYPLEVCCVAGTQANKRELNQIYVIKWSNLNKLKNVDDEEGSSDNSEDNDSSDFDVDIDEENDDTINGNINNGIEKKKENNVNNKLNNNNNNNNDKLKEKLQKNEDTHTHKKSSVICKAIKHKYGSINRTKICKKINSLVATWCDDSNIYIYDISDEIKNLEVRPFNEQIEKKPLHVFEKHTTEGFSLDWNPVHAAQLLTGDNDGNIYLWLPNNSGKWNYELLNLKNMYTTNDNNNNNINKYNQNKQKCSIEDIQWCKKGNGLGNVFAMCSCDKSISILDIRNINANSTNKNIHIENAHTNDVNVIAWNENTEFLLASGGDDNIIKVWDIRNTNNAVAQLIFHKQPISSISWNFKDTYVLLASSLDNSISIWDLSVETESLEFTDSQYPDQLLFEHLNQKFITDAKFHPHYPGLVVSTSSENFNIFKPCNI is encoded by the coding sequence ATGAATGAAGAACTAGAGGTAGATGAAAATGCTTATGATATGCTCTTCAGTCCATTAACCCCATGGCCGTGCTTATCATTTGATTATATTTTAGAACAACCAAAACCTGATGCGTTATcagaagaagaaaaaaaaagaaggaaagaaaatatagatagcggtatattaaattatccCTTAGAAGTTTGTTGTGTTGCAGGTACACAAGCGAACAAAAGAGAACTAAATCAGATTTATGTAATTAAATGGTCCAATTTAAATAAGttaaaaaatgtagatGATGAAGAAGGTTCTAGCGACAATTCTGAAGATAATGATAGTAGTGATTTTGATGTTGATATAGATGAGGAAAATGATGATACTATAAATggtaatataaataatggaatagaaaaaaagaaagaaaataatgttaataataaattaaataataataataataataataatgacaaattaaaagaaaaactacagaaaaatgaagataCACATACACACAAAAAAAGCAGTGTTATATGTAAGGCCattaaacataaatatgGATCCATAAATAGAACAAaaatttgtaaaaaaattaattcGCTAGTTGCTACTTGGTGTGATgatagtaatatatatatatatgacaTTTCAgatgaaattaaaaatttagaAGTTCGTCCATTTAATGAAcaaattgaaaaaaaacCTTTACATGTTTTTGAAAAGCACACAACTGAAGGTTTTAGTTTAGATTGGAATCCAGTACATGCAGCACAATTATTAACAGGTGATAATGATggaaatatttatttatggTTACCTAATAATTCAGGAAAGTGGAACtatgaattattaaatttaaaaaatatgtatacaacgaatgacaataataataataatattaataaatataatcaaaataaacaaaaatgtaGCATTGAAGATATTCAATGGTGTAAAAAAGGTAATGGATTGGGAAATGTTTTTGCAATGTGTTCATGTGATAAAAGTATTAGTATTTTAGATATACGAAATATAAATGCTAATAGtacaaacaaaaatatacatatagaAAATGCACATACAAATGATGTTAATGTTATAGCTTGGAATGAAAATACAGAATTCTTATTAGCTTCAGGAGgagatgataatattataaaggTTTGGGATATTAGAAATACAAACAATGCTGTAGCTcaattaatttttcataaacAACCTATTTCTTCCATCTCATGGAATTTTAAAGATACTTATGTATTATTAGCATCAAGTCTAGATAATTCTATTTCTATATGGGATTTATCAGTAGAAACTGAATCATTAGAATTCACGGATTCACAATATCCTGATCAATTGCTCTTTGAACATTTAAACCAAAAATTTATTACTGACGCTAAATTTCATCCACATTACCCAGGTCTCGTAGTATCAACCTCCAGTGAAAattttaacatatttaaaCCATGcaatatatga
- a CDS encoding flavoprotein, putative, whose product MNILFGISGSIAAIKTNEIVEKLKDECKLNNILIDIRFVATNIAYEKFLKDFNNKVYLDKDEWLWEKRGDDILHIELRKWADIFILCPLDANTLASISNGLCPNLL is encoded by the coding sequence atgaatattttatttggTATCAGTGGGAGTATAGCAGCAATTAAAACGAATGAAATTGTTGAGAAATTAAAAGATGAGTgtaaattaaataatatactaATCGATATTAGATTTGTTGCAACGAATATTGCTTACgaaaaatttttaaaagatttTAATAACAAGGTTTATTTAGATAAAGATGAATGGTTATGGGAAAAAAGAGGAGATgatattttacatatagAATTAAGAAAATGGGCTGACATATTTATCTTATGTCCATTAGATGCTAATACGTTGGCAAGTATATCAAACGGCCTCTGTCCAAACCTTTTA